Sequence from the Symbiopectobacterium purcellii genome:
CTGTCTGCTGAGTTTTACGCGTCAGGCCTTCAATCCCTCTGTCGCGGACAAAGGCTAACGACCGCGTAACGCTTGCTTTTCCTGCCCGCCGCAGTACCATGGCGGGCTGATTTAACGGGTGCGCCGTGCGGCGTTCTGATGAGCTGAATAGCGTTATGCGTATCCTCCTTGCGCCGATGGAAGGGGTTCTCGATGCTCTGGTACGGGAACTGCTGACCGACATCAATGAGTACGATCTGTGTATCACCGAGTTTTTACGCGTGGTAGATACGCTGCTGCCCGTTAAATCCTTCTACCGCCTTTGCCCCGAACTGCACCATGCCAGCCGCACACCCTCTGGCACCCAGGTGCGTATCCAATTATTGGGACAGTACCCGCAATGGCTGGCGGAGAACGCTGCACGTGCAGTGGCGCTCGGCTCCTACGGGGTTGACCTCAATTGTGGTTGCCCATCAAAGCTGGTGAATGGCAGCGGCGGTGGCGCTACGTTGCTAAAAGATCCTGAATTGATCTATCAGGGGGCGAAGGCCATGCGTGAGGCGGTGCCACGTCATCTCCCGGTGACGGTGAAAATCCGTTTAGGTTGGGATTCGGGCGATCGTCAATTTGAAATTGCCGATGCTGTTCAGCAAGCGGGTGCCAGCGAGTTGGTGGTTCATGGGCGCACCAAAGAAGATGGCTACAAAGCGGAGCGCATTAACTGGGCGGCCATTGGTGAAATCCGCAAACGTTTATCGATCCCGGTGGTGGCGAACGGCGAAGTCTGGGACTGGCAAAGCGCTCAGGATTGCATCGCGGTTACCGGGTGTCAGGACATTATGATTGGGCGCGGCGCGCTTAACGTGCCCAATCTGAGTAAAGTCATTAAATACAATGCCCCGCCGTTGCCTTGGCCCGAGGTGGTCGCGTTGTTGCAGCGCTACACCCAACTCGAAAAGCAGGGAGATACTGGCATGTACCATGTGGCGCGCATCAAACAGTGGCTCGGTTATTTACGAAAAGCCTATGTTGAGGCCGACGAACTGTTTCGCCAAATTCGAACTCTGACCACGTCAGATGCTATTGCGCGAACCATCGCCACACTGGCCTGATGCGGCCTGTATTGATGGTTTTCATCTCAGCGTCGTTGGTTTTTCTCACTATTTCAATCACTTTATGGATATTCAATTGCTTTCCTCTTGACGGAGCGGTATAACACAGCCATTTTGGAAGTGTAGACGTCTATACGTATAAGGGAACGCATGCCGCAGCACACAACACCCACTCCGGAAATCCCCGCGCAATCAGGTACCTTTAAACGAGCCATGAAGGCGCGCCATCTGATCATGCTTTCATTGGGCGGTGTCATTGGCA
This genomic interval carries:
- the dusC gene encoding tRNA dihydrouridine(16) synthase DusC — translated: MRILLAPMEGVLDALVRELLTDINEYDLCITEFLRVVDTLLPVKSFYRLCPELHHASRTPSGTQVRIQLLGQYPQWLAENAARAVALGSYGVDLNCGCPSKLVNGSGGGATLLKDPELIYQGAKAMREAVPRHLPVTVKIRLGWDSGDRQFEIADAVQQAGASELVVHGRTKEDGYKAERINWAAIGEIRKRLSIPVVANGEVWDWQSAQDCIAVTGCQDIMIGRGALNVPNLSKVIKYNAPPLPWPEVVALLQRYTQLEKQGDTGMYHVARIKQWLGYLRKAYVEADELFRQIRTLTTSDAIARTIATLA